Below is a genomic region from Longimicrobiales bacterium.
CGCACGCGAAGCGCTGCGCACGACCGACCCGGCGCCGCGTGTCGAGACCGTCACGGCCGGCGACGTTCCGTATCACCTGTATGTCGAGGCGCATCGCGCGCCGGATCACCTCATCATCGTCGGCGCCGGCCACATTGCCGTGCCGCTCGCACACCTGGGCGTCCTGCTCGGCTTCCGCGTGACCGTGCTCGATGATCGTGAAGAGCTGGCTATGCCGGAGCGCTTCGATGAGGCCGTGCGCGTGCTGCGCGCCGACTTCGCGGTGGATCCGTTTGCGGGCGTGGAGATCGGCGCCGACAGCTTCGTCGCTCTGGTCACGCGCGGGCATCGGTGGGATTACGACTGTCTGCACCGCATCATCGCCGGGACCGCGCAGCCGCGCTATCTTGGGATGATCGGCAGCCGGCGGCGCGTGCGTGCTGCGTTCCTGGCACTGCTCGAGAGCGGGGTGCCGCGCGCCGCGCTCGCGACGATACGCGCACCGATCGGTCTCGAGCTCAACGCGGAGACGCCCGCCGAGATCGCGGTCGCGATCGCTGCCGAGCTGGTGGCCGTGCGACGCGGCTCCGACATCGCGTCCATCAGCTCACGTGAGCGCGTCCTCGATCGTTTTCTGGGGGAAGTGTCGACATGATCGACGAACAGGTCTATCGCGCGATCATTGCGGCCGCCGATGACGGCCGCGAAGTCGCACTGGCCACCGTGCTGAGCACGCGCGGCTCCGTGCCGCGGCACGCGGGCAGCAAGATGATCATCGACCCGGGGCACGGACTCATCGGCACGATCGGCGGCGGCTGCGGCGAAGCGGATGTCATCGCCGCGGCCACCGACGTGGTCCGATCAGGAGTGCCGCGCATCGTGGATGTCGAGCTCACCGATGCGATCGATTCGTGGAGCCCGGCCGTGTGCGGCGGTGTGATGCAGATCCTGATCGAGCCGGTACGGCCTAGCCCTGGCGGCGCATCCGGTTCGTAACGCTGTTGAAGCGTACGCCTTTCATCCGCTTGACTCCCTCTTCCGTCTTCTTGTACACCACCTGCTTCGTGCGGTCCGTTCCATCCTTGTCAGACCAGAAGTAGGGCGTCGGCGAACCATCTTTCTTGGAGATCCTGATTCTGGCCATGGGGACCTGCTCCAGTGCAGTGAGATGTCGAATCACGCGGAGGCATTCGGAAGTGTGGCGAGAGATTGTATACCCCCGCAGCAGTATTCGGGTCCCCGACCACCTCTGCCTTGCCCCCCAACGCGCCCCGTGTTACCGATTCCTGACGCAGCACAGGGGCGACGCAGCCCATCACGAAGGAGTCTCCCATTACCGCATATCGGACAAAGTCCAAACGATCTTCGCGCACACCGATGTGGCGACGCTATGCGTCGTTCCTCAGACGCACGCCGGAGCTGACGCTGGCGTGGAGCGATCGCGAGACGGATGCGCGCGCATGGCTGGTCATCAACTCGCTGCGCGGCGGTGCCGCGGGCGGAGGCACGCGCATGCGCCTCGGCGTGAACCCCCGCGAGGTCACATACCTCGCCAAGGCGATGGAGCTCAAGTTCTCCATCTCCGGCCCGCCCATTGGCGGCGCCAAGACCGGCATCGACTTCGACCCGTCCGACCCGCGCAGATCGGACGTGCTCGAGCGCTGGTACCGCGCCGCGATGCCCGTGCTGCGCGATCGCTACGGCACGGGCGGCGACCTCAACGTCGATGAGGTCCTCGATGTCATCCCGGCATTCGAGCGGCTGGGACTGCACCACCCGCAGGAAGGCGTGGTGCGCGGCCACCTCGGTCCCGATGACCGGCAGTTCCGCGCGATCATGCACCGACTCCAGGACGGCGTTGCGGCCGCGCTCGAGCCGGACGGCGATACGGGCGCAGTCGCAGGGGTGGACCTCACGATTGCCGACGTCATCACGGGCTACGGCGTCGCGGCCTCGATCCGGCGCCTGTACGCGCGACGCGAGCGTTCGCTGGACGGCGTGCGCGTGGTGCTCGAGGGATTCGGCAACGTCGGAGCAGCCGCGGGACTGTATCTCGCGCGTTACGGCGCGCGCATCGTCTCCATCCGCGATGCACGGCGCATGCTGGTCGATGACGAAGGCGTCGATGCCGCGGGACTCGAGGACCTGCTGCGACGCCGCCAGGACAAGCTGCTGCCCGCTGACGATGCGCGCGTGCACGATGCCGGACGGTCCCGCCTGGGCGATGTGGCGGCCGATGTGTTCGTGTGCGCCGCGATCTCGGAATCGATCTCGCCTGACACGCTCGACGAGCTCGCGGCGCGCGGCGTGGATGTGATTGCGTGCGGCTCGAATCAGCCGTTCCGCGAGGTGAAGATCGGGTCGACACTGGTGGCGCAGGATGCCGATCGCCGCTTTGCCGTCATCCCGGACATCCTCGCGAACTGCGGCATGGCACGCACGTTCAGTTACCTGATGGAATCCAACGCTCGCCCTTCAGCGGATCCAGTATTCGCCGCGGTAAACCACACGATCGAGGAGACTCTCGACGAGGTGATCGACCGCGCGGGGGGCGCGCGCACCGGCCTGCTCTCCGCGACACTCGGACTGGCGCTCGACCGGATCGGTGCATGAGCATCCGACGACGGGAGCTAACAGGTCGCCGCCTGGCGTCACCGCTCACATGAGTGAGACCGGCGCGGTTCCGGTTTTTCTCAACGCCCGCGCCGGCCGGTCCCGCGATCCCGCACAGGCCCTGTACGATGGGTTCGGTGACACCATCGCTGTCACCGCCGCTCCCGGCGCCTCACTCCGAAGTCTTGTCGCCGATGCTGTTGCCGCCGGCGAGCCAGTGATCGGCGTCGCCGGCGGCGACGGGACCATGCGCACCGCAGCCGCCGTGCTGGTGCATACGGATACCGCACTGCTCTGCATTCCGACCGGCACGCTGAACACGTTCGCGCGACGACAGGGCATCGTCGACATCGCGGCGGCCGCTACGGCACTGCGTGAGCGACGCATCCTCCGCGTGGCGGTCGGCACGATCGAGAATGAATACTTCCTCAACACCCTGACGTTCGGTGAGTACGCGCGCATCGTGCGGCGGCGTGAGCAGTACCGCCGTTTCATTGGCAAGCCGGCCGCCGCGCTGATTGCGACGGGCGCCACGCTGGTCACGCTCCGGCAGACCATCGTGCACCTGGACGTGGACGGCGAGACGCTCGTCCGGCGCACACCGGTGGTATGGGTCGGCCTCGGCTGGGGCAGCTTCCCGCGCCTGACCGCATCGCAGGAGCGACGCAGCAATCCCGACCTGGAGGTCGTGGTCGTGCGGCACGCGTCGAAATTCGCGACCACCGCGACACTGATGCGGCTCGCGCGCGGCGTGCTGCGCGGGCAGGCACCCGTCCGCGATCCGCAGCTCGAGGTGCTGCACACGCGTGCCATCTACCTCGAACGCGCATCACCGGCGCCGCCCGACGGCTCGGGCGACGCGATCGATGCGACCGCCGACGGCGAGCTGCTGCGCACCCGCGGCGCCGCACACGTCGGCGTGCTCGATGCCGCACTCCGCGTGCTCCAGGGACCTGCCCGTAATGTCGCAATCGACGCGAGACTGACGTGACCAGGGAAATCGTCACGCTGCTGATCGGCACGAAGCGCGGCCTGTTCATCGTCCGTAGCGATGACGGCCGCACGCACTGGCACATCTCTCCCCCGCGCCTCGCCGGCCGCGAGGTCTATCACGCGTTCATCGATCCGCGCGACGGCACCGCCTGGGCCGCAACCGATCACGCCGTGTGGGGCGCGCACGTCCACCGCAGCAGCGACAGCGGCGAAACGTGGGACACACTCGGCACCGCACCGCACTACGACGACGAGCGCGGTCTCAAGGCGATATGGCACCTCGCGCCCGGACCCGCGGCACAACCCGATACGCTATATGCCGGTATCGAGCCCGCAGGCCTGTTCGTCACGCATGACCGCGGCGCGTCGTGGCAGCCGGTGAGCACGCTCAACGACGATCCAACGAACACCACATGGCAGCCCGCCGGCGGCGGACTGGCGCTCGGCGCCATCCAGCACGACCCGCACGATCCGCAGCGCATATACTGCTCGCTGTCGGCCGGTGGCGTCTACCGCTCTGACGATGGCGGTGCGAGCTGGACACCATGCAACCGCGGTGTGCGTGCCGAGTTCCTGCCCGATCGCTACCCACGCACCGGCCAGTGCGTGCATCAGCTGCTGCTGCACCCCTCCCGGCCCGCGCGGCTGTACCAGCAGAATCACTGCGGTGTCTATCGTTCGGATGATCGCGGCGATAACTGGACGGAGATCACGGACGGTTTGCCGAGCGAGTTCGGTTACGCACTCGCGATCGA
It encodes:
- a CDS encoding XdhC family protein, with amino-acid sequence MIDEQVYRAIIAAADDGREVALATVLSTRGSVPRHAGSKMIIDPGHGLIGTIGGGCGEADVIAAATDVVRSGVPRIVDVELTDAIDSWSPAVCGGVMQILIEPVRPSPGGASGS
- a CDS encoding diacylglycerol kinase family protein; translation: MSETGAVPVFLNARAGRSRDPAQALYDGFGDTIAVTAAPGASLRSLVADAVAAGEPVIGVAGGDGTMRTAAAVLVHTDTALLCIPTGTLNTFARRQGIVDIAAAATALRERRILRVAVGTIENEYFLNTLTFGEYARIVRRREQYRRFIGKPAAALIATGATLVTLRQTIVHLDVDGETLVRRTPVVWVGLGWGSFPRLTASQERRSNPDLEVVVVRHASKFATTATLMRLARGVLRGQAPVRDPQLEVLHTRAIYLERASPAPPDGSGDAIDATADGELLRTRGAAHVGVLDAALRVLQGPARNVAIDARLT
- a CDS encoding XdhC family protein; protein product: MSDIVTAARAARAALDAAAGAAAVAIVAAVREGAAVTRLIVHEDGAVEGTLGSALLDDVGERIAREALRTTDPAPRVETVTAGDVPYHLYVEAHRAPDHLIIVGAGHIAVPLAHLGVLLGFRVTVLDDREELAMPERFDEAVRVLRADFAVDPFAGVEIGADSFVALVTRGHRWDYDCLHRIIAGTAQPRYLGMIGSRRRVRAAFLALLESGVPRAALATIRAPIGLELNAETPAEIAVAIAAELVAVRRGSDIASISSRERVLDRFLGEVST
- a CDS encoding Glu/Leu/Phe/Val dehydrogenase dimerization domain-containing protein, whose amino-acid sequence is MWRRYASFLRRTPELTLAWSDRETDARAWLVINSLRGGAAGGGTRMRLGVNPREVTYLAKAMELKFSISGPPIGGAKTGIDFDPSDPRRSDVLERWYRAAMPVLRDRYGTGGDLNVDEVLDVIPAFERLGLHHPQEGVVRGHLGPDDRQFRAIMHRLQDGVAAALEPDGDTGAVAGVDLTIADVITGYGVAASIRRLYARRERSLDGVRVVLEGFGNVGAAAGLYLARYGARIVSIRDARRMLVDDEGVDAAGLEDLLRRRQDKLLPADDARVHDAGRSRLGDVAADVFVCAAISESISPDTLDELAARGVDVIACGSNQPFREVKIGSTLVAQDADRRFAVIPDILANCGMARTFSYLMESNARPSADPVFAAVNHTIEETLDEVIDRAGGARTGLLSATLGLALDRIGA